The following are encoded in a window of Amphibacillus xylanus NBRC 15112 genomic DNA:
- a CDS encoding DUF2624 domain-containing protein, which translates to MNPFLKNIVRKKLTEVTPNELIIQARNYNVELTQVQAVQIVKILSRKDLDPFKKTDLASLLKQLEQITDQTTVKKAKIILNQFIKQYNVADWFY; encoded by the coding sequence ATGAATCCATTTTTAAAGAATATCGTTCGGAAAAAGTTAACTGAAGTCACGCCAAACGAATTAATTATTCAAGCTAGAAATTATAACGTTGAATTAACTCAAGTTCAAGCTGTGCAAATTGTCAAAATATTAAGCAGAAAAGATCTTGATCCTTTCAAAAAAACTGATTTAGCTAGTTTACTTAAACAATTAGAGCAAATTACAGATCAGACAACTGTAAAAAAGGCTAAAATAATCCTTAATCAATTTATTAAACAATATAATGTAGCTGACTGGTTTTATTAA
- a CDS encoding transglycosylase SLT domain-containing protein, which yields MKKTVIIACLSILSAVAILMVQRNYYDKQIEIEDLLAENQILAAENKHLKAVSTYEVELIEPNDDHEHWAYIEDIAEQMVQDSDAQFKKTWAIYLANEAAQYDIDPFIIYELIKVETGHTFDPQLIGPETKYGHAYGMAQFMKNTAPWIADMADLPYSDELLFDPYYSMKLAIVYLDFLHHKYQDWDKALTAYNRGMTGMENYLERNGTAKSQYAHIIQSKAKAHHTVAMAES from the coding sequence ATGAAAAAGACAGTTATCATTGCTTGTCTTTCAATTTTATCTGCTGTAGCAATTTTAATGGTGCAACGAAATTATTATGACAAACAAATAGAGATAGAAGACTTATTAGCAGAAAATCAAATCTTAGCTGCTGAAAATAAGCATTTAAAAGCAGTGTCAACTTATGAAGTAGAATTAATTGAGCCAAATGATGATCATGAACATTGGGCATATATTGAAGATATTGCAGAACAAATGGTTCAGGATAGTGATGCTCAGTTTAAAAAGACATGGGCGATTTATCTAGCGAATGAAGCGGCGCAATATGATATAGATCCATTTATAATCTATGAATTAATAAAGGTTGAGACTGGTCACACTTTTGATCCACAATTAATTGGTCCCGAAACTAAATATGGGCACGCCTATGGTATGGCACAATTTATGAAAAATACAGCACCATGGATCGCAGATATGGCAGACTTACCTTATAGTGATGAATTACTTTTTGATCCATATTATTCAATGAAATTAGCAATTGTATATTTGGATTTCTTGCATCATAAGTACCAAGATTGGGACAAAGCATTAACTGCATATAATCGTGGTATGACTGGTATGGAGAACTATCTCGAGAGAAACGGTACTGCTAAAAGTCAGTACGCACATATTATTCAATCAAAAGCCAAAGCTCATCATACAGTTGCAATGGCAGAAAGCTAA
- a CDS encoding NfeD family protein: MKVGVIQLGLSSLYWVSFLFIGFGTMFLLGELLVKAKGLFAILGISLITLYFYAYLDPSMIITMMILYFLGILLIFIDGEFVNDGTLAGIGIILMIISVGVSSPNWVIGLYAIIGVVIGAASSLLWLKVLPKRNMWTKIALLDRLTDEQGYTTMNTDYKELVGKTGVTLSNLRPVGTVKIGETHYSAQSDGYWIEKGTDIVVKQVDGTRILVDVLKK; the protein is encoded by the coding sequence ATGAAAGTAGGTGTTATACAATTGGGACTTTCTTCATTGTATTGGGTTAGTTTTCTGTTTATTGGTTTCGGAACAATGTTTTTACTTGGTGAATTACTTGTTAAAGCAAAAGGTCTATTTGCTATCCTTGGAATTTCATTAATTACACTATATTTTTATGCCTATCTTGACCCATCTATGATTATAACGATGATGATTCTCTACTTCTTAGGTATTCTACTAATCTTTATTGATGGTGAATTTGTAAATGACGGTACATTAGCTGGTATTGGTATTATTTTAATGATTATTTCAGTAGGGGTAAGCTCTCCTAATTGGGTTATAGGCTTATACGCTATAATTGGTGTTGTGATTGGTGCTGCTTCTTCATTGCTTTGGCTTAAAGTATTACCTAAAAGAAATATGTGGACCAAAATTGCTCTATTAGATAGATTAACAGATGAACAAGGTTATACGACTATGAATACTGATTATAAAGAGTTAGTTGGGAAAACCGGTGTAACATTATCAAATTTACGGCCAGTAGGGACAGTAAAAATTGGTGAAACGCATTATAGTGCACAATCTGATGGATATTGGATAGAAAAAGGAACAGATATTGTTGTTAAACAAGTAGATGGAACGCGTATTTTAGTAGATGTATTAAAAAAATGA
- a CDS encoding Na/Pi cotransporter family protein, which produces MEIDIMSIIFEFFGGLGIFLLGIKSMGDGLQKSAGDRLKDILDKFTSNPILGVIAGMIVTVLIQSSSGTTVLTVGLVNAGFMTLKQSIGVIMGANIGTTITAFIIGIKLENYALPILAVGALIIFFVKNKKIVNIGEAIFGFGALFFGLKLMGDGLAPLREVQAFHELMVDMSENSILGFLVGMIFTFVVQSSSATIGILQNLFGQGAIELEGALPVLFGNNVGTTITAVLASIGAAVAARRAALTHVVFNLVGSVIIMILLGPYTNLIAMIRDALGLNAEMTIAFAHGIFNIANTLLLLPFIGVLAFIVTKLVPGEDSSLGIEPTHLDPIFIQQSPSVALDQAKEEVVRMGMYAVRGLEEAALFASTHESIHADNALQLENTINRMDQEITDYLIDLAATQLSDSDSEKHSALLDCVRDIERMGDHFENIIELIQFKISNKTILTDQAKEDLEEMFEITIKSTKEAVESLLDRNRQMALKVVEYETQIDQMEKTFRKKHIIRLNEGICAPNSGMIYVDIISNLERIGDHALNIAEEVIGEKIPEAIH; this is translated from the coding sequence ATGGAAATTGACATTATGTCGATTATATTTGAATTTTTTGGTGGCCTTGGAATCTTCTTATTAGGTATTAAATCAATGGGGGATGGCTTACAAAAATCAGCGGGAGATCGCCTAAAAGATATATTAGATAAATTTACAAGCAATCCAATCCTAGGTGTTATTGCAGGTATGATTGTGACTGTATTAATTCAGTCAAGTTCAGGAACAACTGTATTGACAGTAGGATTAGTTAATGCTGGCTTTATGACATTAAAACAATCAATTGGTGTCATTATGGGGGCAAATATCGGTACAACGATTACTGCTTTTATTATTGGTATTAAATTAGAAAATTACGCCTTACCAATCCTCGCAGTAGGAGCATTAATCATCTTTTTCGTTAAAAATAAAAAAATTGTTAACATTGGTGAAGCTATCTTTGGTTTCGGTGCGCTTTTCTTCGGATTGAAATTAATGGGTGATGGACTTGCTCCATTACGAGAGGTTCAAGCATTTCATGAGTTAATGGTTGATATGTCGGAAAACTCAATTCTAGGTTTTCTTGTTGGAATGATCTTTACCTTTGTAGTTCAAAGTTCATCTGCAACTATTGGTATACTACAAAACCTATTTGGTCAGGGAGCAATTGAATTAGAGGGTGCTTTACCTGTATTATTCGGTAATAATGTTGGTACAACAATTACAGCTGTACTAGCTTCGATTGGTGCTGCGGTTGCGGCAAGAAGAGCAGCATTAACTCATGTTGTCTTTAACTTAGTAGGTTCTGTCATTATTATGATATTATTAGGACCCTATACAAACTTAATTGCGATGATTAGAGATGCATTAGGATTAAATGCGGAAATGACAATTGCATTTGCACATGGTATTTTTAATATCGCAAATACATTGTTATTACTACCGTTTATCGGAGTTTTAGCATTTATTGTAACAAAGTTAGTACCTGGTGAAGATTCATCACTCGGTATTGAGCCAACACACCTTGATCCAATTTTTATTCAACAATCTCCGTCAGTTGCATTGGATCAAGCTAAAGAAGAAGTTGTGCGTATGGGTATGTATGCTGTACGTGGACTTGAAGAAGCAGCATTATTTGCATCAACGCATGAATCAATACATGCTGACAATGCCTTACAACTTGAAAATACAATTAACCGTATGGATCAAGAAATTACAGATTATTTAATTGATTTAGCAGCAACTCAACTATCCGATTCAGATAGTGAGAAACACTCTGCATTACTTGATTGTGTTCGTGATATTGAACGTATGGGTGACCACTTTGAAAATATCATTGAATTAATTCAATTTAAGATTTCAAATAAAACAATCTTAACAGATCAAGCTAAAGAAGATTTAGAAGAGATGTTTGAGATTACAATTAAATCTACTAAAGAGGCAGTTGAATCATTGCTTGACCGAAATCGTCAAATGGCTTTAAAAGTTGTCGAATATGAAACACAAATTGATCAGATGGAAAAAACGTTTAGGAAAAAACATATCATTCGCTTGAATGAAGGTATTTGTGCACCGAACTCAGGGATGATTTATGTTGATATTATTAGTAACCTAGAGCGTATCGGTGATCATGCGTTAAATATTGCTGAAGAAGTCATTGGTGAAAAGATTCCAGAAGCAATTCATTAA